Proteins from a genomic interval of Acidimicrobiia bacterium:
- a CDS encoding Rdx family protein, with protein sequence HLIPSRGGVFEIVVDGRLVFSKSETNRHAEYESDVAPSLRTVP encoded by the coding sequence CACCTGATCCCCTCGCGGGGCGGCGTATTTGAAATTGTCGTCGATGGCCGTCTGGTGTTCTCCAAGTCGGAGACGAACCGGCACGCCGAGTACGAATCTGACGTTGCGCCGAGCCTGCGCACCGTCCCATAA